In Lycium ferocissimum isolate CSIRO_LF1 chromosome 11, AGI_CSIRO_Lferr_CH_V1, whole genome shotgun sequence, a single genomic region encodes these proteins:
- the LOC132036762 gene encoding putative callose synthase 8, whose product MAEIVPAEPIQESTSSAASTSRRAYTTNNETPFTRSITYGRDHVPEPFDSEKLPVTLISEIQRFLRVANLIESEEPRVAYLCRFHAFEVAHNLDRNSNCRGVRQFKTSLLQRLEQDEEVTLRKRKERTDLRELRRASLEYKNFIIKHGGESNLENRERLTKACIIASVLFEVLDTVSRAAGVQAPAGSVSSDVKSELFLPYNILPLDQGGIHHAIMLLPEIEVAVAAVRDVHGLPFLEDCLKQEATLDLFKWLQFCFGFQKGNVANQREHLILLLANTHVRQTQKQVLVPKLGDVAVDELMKRFFKNYTDWCKFLGRKSNIRVPYLKQEAQQYKLLYIGLYLLIWGEAANLRFMPECLCYIFHHMAYELHSMLTGAVSMTTGEKVMPAYQGDSESFLNNVVCPVYRVISKEAEKNENGTADQSTWRNYDDLNEFFWSPDCFQIGWPMRLDHDFFWVGSLNEVKGRKEKAFVANPEDNKKDANEDEEMGILVDEKRENKWPGKTNFVEIRSFWQIFRCFDRMWCFFILSLQAMIIMASHDLESPLQVFDATVLEDVMSIFITSAVLKLVNAILDIIFTWKARCTIDPNQSLKHALRVVVAMMWTIILPIYYASSRRKYTCYSTQNGSWLGEWCYSSYMVAVAFYLMTNAVDMVLFFVPVVGKYIETSNYRICMFLTWWTQPKLYVGRGMQESQVSLLKYTIFWLLLLISKFIFSYTFEIKPLISPTRQIIAVGVKDYDWHELFPKVKSNAGAIAAIWAPIVLVYFMDAQIWYSVYCSVFGGVYGILHHLGEIRTLGMLRSRFYSLPEAFSARLVPPEAKDSRNSLMNWLVPLTFQFQKNFHLSEREKSNIVKFVLVWNQIISSFREEDVISDREMDLMKIPVLSELFSGRVYWPIFLLADKLSNAISIARDFEGKDEVLLRTIKKDTYMYMVVTECYESLRYIFEILVVGDLERRVISGILAEIEESIQRSTLLKDLKITELPVLCAKCITLLELLIEGNESLHNKVVLAIQDIFELVTSDMMLNGSRTLESLEAHLHSGEGEEVAELFSWIETPLFASKHSIHFPLPDSDSLLEKTKRFLLLLTVKDEALDIPTNLEARRRISFFATSLFMNMPSAPKVQNMLSFSVLTPHFMEEVKFSKKELNSRKQGVSILFYMKKIFPDEWENFLERMERERIDESSDERERIDESSDERERRRREIEEEEERNWASFRGQTLSRTVRGMMYLRKALKLQAFLDMAEEYDILQGYDAIERENDKLSAELEALADMKFTHVVSCQIYGLQKTTGDPQAQDILNLMIRYPSLRVAYVEEKEEITKGEITPDRTRKVYSSILVKAVIGFDQEVYRVKLPGPPNIGEGKPENQNHSIIFTRGEALQAIDMNQDNYLEEALKMRNILQEFLKDHGRRPPTILGMREHIFTGSVSSLAWFMSYQETSFVTIGQRLLANPLRVRFHYGHPDVFDRVFHLTRGGISKASKTINLSEDVFAGFNTTLRRGHVTYLEYMQVGKGRDVGLNQISKFEAKVANGNSEQTISRDMYRLGHRFDFFRMLSCYFTTVGFYFNSLISVITIYVFLYGQLYMVLSGLQRALLVEAKLQNIKSLETALASQSFIQLGLLTGLPMIIELGLERGYLNALKDFVLMQLQLAAVFFTFSYGTKSHYYGRTILHGGAKYRPTGRKVVVFHASFTENYRLYSRSHFIKGFELLLLLIVYDLFRRSYESNMAYVLTTYAIWFMSFTWLFAPFLFNPSGFDWGKIVDDWNDWNKWINQQGGIGIQQDKSWQSWWNDEQAHLCHAGLFSRLIEILLSLRFFLYQYGLVYHLDISGGTKSFVVYVLSWVFIAFIFLLVKMLNIGRRFLSANHHLTFRLFKAFLFLGVVATIIALSIVCHLSVRDLIVCCLAFLPTGWGLILVGQVVRPKIEGTGLWHFTRVFARAYDFGMGVVLFAPLAALAWLPIISAFQTRFLFNEAFSRRLQIQPILAGKKNH is encoded by the exons ATGGCAGAAATTGTTCCTGCAGAACCAATTCAAGAAAGTACTTCTTCTGCTGCTAGTACTAGTAGAAGAGCTTACACCACAAACAATGAAACACCCTTCACTAGATCAATCACTTATGGGCGTGACCATGTGCCTGAGCCCTTTGATAGTGAGAAGTTGCCAGTGACTTTGATTTCGGAGATTCAAAGATTTCTTCGAGTAGCTAATCTTATCGAGTCAGAGGAACCTCGTGTGGCTTATCTTT GTCGTTTTCATGCTTTCGAAGTAGCGCATAACTTGGACAGGAATTCGAATTGCCGAGGAGTACGACAGTTTAAAACTTCGCTTCTTCAACGGCTTGAACAG GATGAAGAAGTTACTTTAAggaaaaggaaggaaaggacTGATTTACGTGAACTTAGACGTGCTTCTCTCGAGTATAAAAACTTCATCATCAAACATGGTGGAGAGAGTAATCTAGAAAATAG AGAAAGGCTGACTAAAGCATGTATCATTGCTTCAgtattatttgaagtattggaTACAGTGTCCAGAGCAGCAGGTGTTCAG GCTCCAGCAGGGAGTGTGAGTAGCGATGTCAAATCTGAACTCTTTCTGCCATATAACATTCTTCCTCTTGATCAAGGAGGAATTCATCATGCAATCATGCTACTCCCAGAG ATTGAAGTTGCGGTTGCTGCAGTTCGCGATGTTCATGGTTTGCCTTTCCTGGAAGATTGTCTGAAACAAGAAGCCACCCTGGATTTGTTCAAGTGGCTCCAGTTCTGCTTTGGATTTCAA AAAGGGAATGTGGCCAACCAGAGAGAGCATTTAATTTTATTACTTGCTAACACGCATGTTCGGCAGACTCAAAAGCAAGTATTAGTACCCAAG CTAGGGGATGTTGCTGTTGATGAGCTGATGAAGaggttttttaaaaattatacagATTGGTGCAAATTTTTGGGACGAAAAAGCAATATTAG GGTGCCATATCTGAAACAGGAGGCCCAGCAGTACAAACTTCTGTATATAGGTCTTTATCTTCTGATATGGGGAGAGGCTGCTAATTTAAGGTTTATGCCAGAATGCTTGTGTTACATATTTCACCAT ATGGCATATGAGCTGCATAGCATGCTAACTGGTGCTGTAAGCATGACAACCGGAGAAAAGGTCATGCCAGCTTACCAAGGAGATTCAGAATCTTTTCTCAACAATGTAGTGTGTCCAGTGTATCGTGTCATATCTAAG GAAGCAGAAAAAAACGAAAATGGAACAGCTGATCAATCGACATGGAGGAACTATGATGATCTGAATGAATTCTTTTG GTCTCCAGATTGTTTTCAGATAGGTTGGCCCATGCGTCTGGACCATGATTTCTTTTGGGTAGGATCTCTAAATGAAGTAAAAGGTCGAAAAGAAAAGGCTTTTGTTGCCAACCCTGAAGACAACAAAAAGGATGCTAACGAAGATGAAGAAATGGGG ATCCTTGTGGATGAGAAGCGTGAAAATAAGTGGCCGGGGAAGACGAATTTTGTAGAAATCCGCTCATTTTGGCAGATTTTCAGATGCTTTGACAGGATGTGGTGCTTTTTTATCCTATCACTTCAG GCAATGATAATTATGGCATCTCACGATTTGGAGTCTCCTCTACAAGTCTTTGATGCAACAGTACTCGAGGACGTTATGAGCATCTTCATCACATCAGCGGTTCTTAAACTTGTAAATG CTATTCTTGATATCATCTTTACATGGAAAGCTCGATGTACAATAGACCCCAATCAAAGTTTGAAACATGCGCTGAGGGTGGTTGTTGCTATGATGTGGACCATCATTCTTCCCATATATTATGCTAGTTCTCGTAGAAAATATACTTGTTATTCAACACAAAATGGGAGTTGGCTTGGAGAGTGGTGCTATTCTTCCTATATGGTTGCAGTTGCATTCTACTTGATGACCAATGCAGTGGACATGGTTCTATTTTTTGTGCCTGTTGTTGGAAAATACATCGAGACCTCCAATTACCGGATATGCATGTTTTTAACCTGGTGGACTCAG CCTAAGCTATATGTTGGGCGAGGAATGCAAGAAAGCCAAGTCTCCCTTCTGAA GTATACCATTTTTTGGCTGTTATTATTAATAAGCAAATTCATATTTAGCTACACATTTGAG aTAAAACCACTTATATCACCTACAAGACAGATCATAGCAGTCGGAGTAAAAGATTATGACTGGCACGAGCTTTTCCCTAAAG tCAAGAGCAATGCTGGAGCGATAGCTGCTATATGGGCTCCAATTGTACTT GTATATTTCATGGATGCACAAATCTGGTATTCTGTGTACTGTTCCGTGTTTGGCGGAGTGTATGGAATCCTCCACCATCTTGGTGAG ATTCGGACTCTAGGAATGCTGAGAAGTAGATTTTACTCATTACCTGAGGCTTTCAGTGCTCGTCTTGTCCCACCCGAAGCAAAAGATTCTAGAAACAGTTTAATGAATTGGCTTGTCCCTTTGACGTTCCAATTCCAAAAG AACTTTCACTTATCAGAAAGGGAAAAGAGCAATATTGTGAAGTTTGTTCTTGTGTGGAACCAAATCATCAGTAGCTTCCGGGAGGAGGACGTGATAAGTGACAG GGAGATGGATTTGATGAAAATACCTGTATTATCAGAATTATTCTCTGGTCGAGTTTATTGGCCCATTTTTCTTTTAGCAGATAAG CTTTCAAATGCAATATCTATTGCACGAGACTTTGAGGGAAAGGATGAAGTACTTTTAAGAACAATAAAGAAggatacatacatgtatatggtTGTGACAGAGTGTTATGAATCGCTGAGATACATCTTCGAAATTCTTGTGGTTGGTGACCTTGAGAGAAG GGTTATTTCTGGTATATTAGCTGAAATTGAGGAAAGTATTCAAAGATCAACACTTCTCAAGGACTTGAAGATTACCGAACTGCCAGTTCTATGTGCCAAGTGCATTACTTTACTTGAACTTCTG ATTGAGGGAAATGAAAGCCTTCATAACAAAGTCGTATTGGCAATTCAAGATATCTTTGAGCTTGTAACGAGCGATATGATGTTAAATGGATCAAG AACATTGGAGTCACTTGAAGCTCACTTGCATAGTGGGGAAGGGGAAGAGGTCGCTGAACTTTTCAGCTGGATTGAAACACCTCTGTTTGCGTCTAAGCATTCGATCCATTTTCCATTGCCAGATAGTGATTCCTTATTGGAAAAG ACCAAGCGGTTTCTTTTACTGCTTACTGTCAAAGATGAAGCACTGGATATACCAACCAACTTGGAGGCTCGGAGGAGGATTTCCTTTTTTGCCACTTCTCTGTTTATGAACATGCCAAGTGCTCCAAAGGTGCAGAACATGTTATCTTTCAG TGTTCTAACTCCACATTTCATGGAGGAAGTCAAATTTTCAAAGAAGGAGCtcaattcaagaaaacaagggGTCTCTATCCTTTTCTATATGAAAAAGATATTTCCAG ATGAATGGGAGAACTTTTTGGAGCGCATGGAAAGGGAAAGAATAGATGAATCTAGTGACGAAAGGGAAAGAATAGATGAATCTAGTGACGAAAGggaaagaaggagaagagaaattgaagaagaagaagagagaaattgGGCTTCTTTCCGAGGGCAAACTCTAAGTAGAACAG TCCGAGGAATGATGTACTTAAGGAAAGCGCTCAAGTTGCAAGCTTTTCTTGACATGGCTGAGGAATACG ATATCCTCCAAGGTTATGATGCAATTGAGAGggaaaatgataaattatcaGCTGAACTTGAAGCCTTGGCAGACATGAAATTTACACATGTTGTCTCTTGTCAAATATATGGATTACAAAAGACTACTGGTGACCCTCAGGCTCAAGACATACTAAATTTGATGATTAG GTACCCTTCTTTGCGTGTTGCTTAtgttgaggagaaagaagaaattaCAAAAGGAGAAATTACGCCAGACAGGACACGAAAAGTTTATTCATCTATTCTAGTTAAAGCTGTTATCGGTTTTGATCAG GAAGTATACCGCGTGAAGCTTCCAGGTCCACCAAATATTGGAGAAGGAAAACCtgaaaatcaaaatcattccataattttcacaCGTGGTGAAGCTCTCCAAGCAATTGACATGAACCAG GATAACTACTTAGAAGAAGCTTTGAAAATGCGAAATATCTTGCAAGAGTTCCTGAAAGACCATGGTCGGCGTCCTCCCACAATACTTGGCATGAGAGAACACATATTTACAGGAAG TGTTTCTTCTCTAGCTTGGTTTATGTCCTATCAAGAGACCAGCTTTGTCACCATTGGCCAGAGGCTTCTGGCTAATCCACTCAG GGTCAGGTTCCATTATGGGCACCCTGATGTGTTTGACCGAGTATTTCATTTGACGAGAGGTGGCATTAGCAAAGCATCCAAAACAATCAACTTGAGCGAAGATGTTTTTGCAG GATTTAACACAACTCTGAGACGGGGACATGTCACATATCTTGAGTACATGCAAGTTGGAAAAGGTCGTGATGTAGGCCTTAACCAGATTTCAAAGTTCGAAGCTAAAGTTGCTAATGGAAACAGCGAACAAACAATCAGCCGTGATATGTACCGTCTTGGTCATAGATTTGACTTCTTCCGGATGCTTTCTTGTTATTTTACAACGGTTGGCTTCTACTTCAACAGCCTG ATATCAGTGATTACGATTTATGTGTTTCTTTACGGTCAGCTATACATGGTATTAAGTGGTCTACAGAGAGCGCTTCTTGTTGAGGCAAAATTGCAAAACATAAAATCACTGGAAACAGCTCTAGCTTCTCAATCATTTATCCAGCTTGGACTTTTAACAGGTTTACCCATGATCATCGAGTTGGGACTTGAGCGAGGGTATCTTAATGCCCTTAAAGATTTTGTTCTCATGCAATTGCAGCTGGCTGCTGTTTTCTTTACATTTTCCTATGGCACAAAATCCCATTACTATGGCAGAACAATTCTTCATGGGGGTGCCAAGTATAGACCCACTGGTCGTAAAGTTGTGGTTTTTCACGCCAGCTTCACTGAAAATTATAGACTTTACTCTCGGAGTCACTTTATCAAAGGATTTGAACTGCTGCTCCTGTTGATTGTTTATGATTTGTTTAGGCGATCATACGAGAGCAATATGGCATATGTTTTAACAACATATGCAATATGGTTCATGTCATTTACTTGGTTGTTTGCACCATTTCTGTTTAATCCGTCTGGATTTGACTGGGGCAAGATAGTGGATGACTGGAACGATTGGAATAAGTGGATCAATCAGCAAGGTGGTATAGGGATACAACAAGATAAAAGTTGGCAGTCTTGGTGGAACGATGAACAAGCTCATCTTTGTCATGCAGGGCTATTTTCTAGGTTAATTGAGATACTCCTTTCACTAAGATTTTTCCTTTACCAGTATGGACTGGTCTATCACCTTGATATATCAGGTGGAACAAAAAGTTTCGTTGTCTATGTGCTCTCATGGGTTTTCATTGCTTTTATTTTCCTCTTGGTCAAG ATGCTGAATATTGGAAGGCGGTTTTTAAGTGCAAACCATCACTTAACTTTCCGTTTGTTCAAAGCTTTTCTTTTCCTAGGAGTTGTAGCTACTATTATTGCCCTGTCAATCGTATGTCATCTGTCCGTGAGAGACTTGATCGTCTGCtgtctagcttttctaccaacTGGTTGGGGCTTGATATTG GTCGGGCAAGTAGTGAGACCCAAGATTGAAGGTACTGGATTGTGGCACTTCACTCGGGTTTTTGCTCGGGCTTATGATTTTGGAATGGGTGTTGTTCTTTTCGCGCCTCTAGCTGCATTGGCTTGGCTTCCAATAATTTCAGCTTTCCAAACTCGGTTTCTGTTCAATGAGGCTTTCAGTAGGAGGCTGCAAATTCAGCCAATTCTTGCAGGAAAGAAGAATCATTAG
- the LOC132038599 gene encoding C2 domain-containing protein At1g53590, translating to MTSITEATIIHHVGIVLLVLWLLNSFNCCHPFAYFLSLIYLYMVHEQYVTKLRRKLQFEEKRQSSQRRVLSDSESVRWLNYAIGKIWPICMEEIVSQKILLAIIPWFMQKYKPWTAKEALIQHLYLGRNPPMFTEMRVLRESTGDDHLVLELGMNFRAADDMSAILAVKLRKRLGFGMWAKLHLLGMHVEGKVLVGVKFLRKWPFLGRLRVCFVEPPYFQMTVKPIFTRGLDVTEVPGIAGWMDKLLAVAFEQTLVEPNMLVVDVEKFVSPEPENWFSVDAKEPIAFVILEVLEAADMKPSDLNGLADPYIKGNLGPYRFRTKTKKKTLAPQWHEEFKIPVCTWESPNNMLNFGVRDKDHFIDDTLGDCSINICDFRDGQRHDMWLSLQNIKMGRLHLAVTVVDSGKKGPEQSYESGTVVNERDSKSAEMDKTERSSLTSESVDESSKAADTYEPINIEGQRETGIWVHHPGSEVAQVWEPRKGKSRVLDGSLKSTSGGSSHYNECRFDESVNVSKPDSPSRMHRGFHKISSIFHRSPRSEDKSGNLGEPDSPPHANLRAVNAKEIGVKIIVDDTISPSSLTTIEDGKESHGVKGKIPKKGRVRLKAKKILKHAGKSVGGGLKKVISRKSSGKSNGELESSETERLSSVESDSSDVQSQPSSVDSLSVGNTSIESSGIESSDTTIKTSGLVDSESIKAPEEVAGDSKENHAFGQSSSFKSPR from the exons GTACTTTCAGACTCTGAATCAGTGAGATGGTTAAACTATGCGATTGGAAAGATTTGGCCTATCTGCATGGAGGAGATTGTTTCACAGAAAATTCTGCTCGCTATCATTCCATGGTTTATGCAGAAGTACAAACCCTGGACTGCT AAAGAAGCTCTAATTCAGCACCTCTATTTGGGAAGAAACCCACCGATGTTCACAGAAATGAGGGTTCTTCGTGAATCTACTGGAGATGATCACTTG GTCCTGGAGTTGGGAATGAATTTTCGGGCTGCTGATGACATGAGTGCAATTCTTGCCGTGAAACTGAGAAAAAGGTTGGGCTTTGGGATGTGGGCAAAGTTACATCTGTTGGGCATGCATGTTGAGGGAAAG GTCTTGGTTGGGGTAAAGTTCTTAAGGAAGTGGCCATTTCTTGGTCGTTTGCGGGTGTGCTTTGTGGAGCCTCCTTATTTTCAGATGACTGTGAAGCCAATTTTCACACGCGGACTCGATGTAACAGAAGTTCCTGGAATTGCTGGATGGATG GATAAACTTCTCGCTGTTGCCTTTGAGCAGACACTTGTTGAG CCCAACATGCTGGTGGTGGACGTTGAGAAGTTTGTGTCGCCGGAACCAG aaAACTGGTTTTCTGTTGATGCTAAGGAGCCCATCGCTTTTGTTATTTTAGAAGTTCTTGAAGCAGCTGACATGAAGCCATCAGATTTAAATG GATTGGCTGATCCATATATTAAGGGGAACCTTGGTCCTTACAGATTCAGGACTAAGACTAAGAAGAAGACGTTGGCTCCACAGTGGCATGAGGAGTTCAAGATTCCAGTCTGTACATGGGAGTCTCCTAACAACATGCTCAATTTCGGTGTTCGTGACAAAGACCATTTTATTGATGATACATTGGG AGATTGTTCCATCAATATCTGCGATTTTAGGGATGGGCAGAGGCATGATATGTGGCTGTCTCTTCAGAACATTAAAATGGGGAGATTGCATCTTGCCGTAACTGTTGTTGACTCTGGCAAAAAG GGTCCGGAGCAGTCATATGAGAGCGGAACTGTGGTGAATGAACGGGATAGCAAATCTGCTGAGATGGATAAAACTGAACGAAGCTCCTTAACCAGTGAATCAGTTGACGAATCTTCAAAAGCTGCAGATACGTATGAACCTATTAATATCGAAGGGCAGCGGGAGACTGGTATATGGGTACACCATCCAGGGAGTGAAGTAGCACAAGTATGGGAACCAAGAAAGGGAAAGAGCAGGGTTCTTGATGGAAGTCTTAAATCCACATCAGGGGGCTCCTCTCACTATAATGAATGCAGGTTTGATGAAAGTGTTAATGTAAGTAAGCCAGATTCTCCAAGTCGTATGCACAGGGGTTTCCATAAGATCAGCTCGATTTTCCACAGAAGTCCAAGAAGTGAGGATAAGTCTGGCAATCTTGGAGAGCCAGATTCACCTCCACATGCAAATCTTAGGGCAGTTAATGCCAAGGAAATTGGAGTGAAAATTATAGTGGATGACACCATTTCCCCTTCATCATTGACAACAATAgaagatggaaaagagagtCACGGGGTAAAGGGGAAAATCCCCAAAAAGGGGAGAGTGAGACTCAAGGCAAAGAAAATCCTTAAACATGCTGGCAAGTCAGTTGGTGGTGGCTTAAAGAAAGTGATATCGCGGAAGTCATCAGGAAAATCTAATGGGGAACTAGAATCATCAGAGACAGAGAGACTGAGCTCTGTGGAATCTGATTCTTCTGATGTACAGTCTCAACCTTCATCAGTTGATTCGCTTTCAGTTGGCAACACTTCCATAGAAAGCTCCGGTATTGAGAGTTCTGACACCACAATAAAGACCAGTGGACTGGTAGATAGTGAAAGCATCAAAGCTCCAGAAGAAGTAGCAGGGGActcaaaagaaaatcatgcattcgGTCAGTcttcaagttttaaaagtcCGAGGTAG